In one Streptomyces sp. NBC_01288 genomic region, the following are encoded:
- the cydD gene encoding thiol reductant ABC exporter subunit CydD, translating to MKPIDPRLLRYARATRFFLMAVVGLGAVGALLVIAQAMLIAEVVVGAFQHRMSVGELGTPLVLLAMVAVGRALVSWLTELAAHRASAAVKSELRRRLLERSVELGPGWLSGQRTGSLVALATRGVDALDDYFSRYLPQLGLAIVVPVAVLARIVTEDWVSAAIIVGTLPLIPLFMVMIGWATQSRMDRQWQLLSRLSGHFLDVVAGLPTLKVFGRAKAQADSIRRITGEYRQATMRTLRIAFVSSFALELLATLSVALVAVTIGMRLVHGDMDLYIGLVVLVLAPEAYLPLRQVGAQYHAAAEGLAAAEEIFSVLETPVPASGTTEVPSDALDFEDVTVRYPGRSADAVSDTSFTVEPGETVALVGPSGSGKSTLLNALLGFVRPTEGRVRVGGVDLTDVDLERWRSRIAWVPQRPQLYAGTIAENVRLARPDADDTAVRRALADAGALDFVDALPEGIGSVLGEDGAGLSAGQRQRLALARAFLADRPVLLLDEPTAALDGATEAEVVEAVRRLAVGRTVLLVVHRPALLAVADRVVRVTEGAAAIHAEAVPALTETTPVPSEAPVSAVAPDEPETRLAAHAGGVLARVRAMSGARRGRLALALLLGSLALGSAVGLMGTSGWLISRASQQPPVLYLMVAVTATRTFGIGRAVFRYAERLVSHDAVLRMLADTRVAVYRRLERLAPAGLRDTRRGDLLSRLVADVDALQDYWLRWLLPAGVAITVSAATVGFTAWLLPEAGAALAVGLLAAGVGVPLVTGAVARRAERRLAPARGELATRVTELLTGTAELTVAGALPARTAEAERADSTLTRIASRAATATALGDGLTALISGLTVAATALVAAQAVAAGRLSGVLTAVVVLTPLAAFEAVLGLPLAVQYRQRVRKSAERVYEVLDAPEPVREPERPRQAPATPFPLVVQGLAARHSGQDRDALAGLDLTLEKGRRVAVVGTSGSGKTTLAQVLLRFLDADAGSYTLAGVDAYALDGDDVRRLVGLCAQDAHLFDSSVRENLLLAKKDATEDELRAALERARLLDWADGLPDGLDTLVGEHGARLSGGQRQRLALARALLADFPVLVLDEPAEHLDLATADALTADLLAATEGRTTLLITHRLAGLEDVDEVIVLDEGRVVQRGPYAGLASVEGPLRGMAEREAESELLVAAG from the coding sequence GTGAAACCAATCGACCCACGTCTGCTCCGGTACGCCCGCGCCACCCGCTTCTTCCTGATGGCGGTCGTCGGCCTGGGTGCTGTCGGTGCGCTGCTGGTCATCGCGCAGGCGATGCTCATCGCGGAGGTCGTGGTCGGTGCCTTCCAGCACAGGATGTCCGTCGGTGAACTCGGCACTCCCCTGGTGCTGTTGGCGATGGTCGCCGTCGGCCGCGCCCTCGTCTCCTGGCTCACCGAACTCGCCGCCCACCGCGCCAGCGCCGCCGTGAAGTCGGAGCTACGGCGACGGCTGCTGGAGCGTTCCGTGGAACTGGGCCCCGGCTGGCTGAGCGGGCAGCGGACCGGTTCGCTGGTCGCCCTCGCCACCCGAGGTGTCGACGCCCTCGACGACTACTTCTCGCGCTACCTCCCGCAGTTGGGCCTCGCGATCGTCGTCCCCGTGGCGGTACTGGCGCGGATCGTCACCGAGGACTGGGTCTCGGCGGCGATCATCGTCGGCACCCTGCCGCTCATCCCGCTCTTCATGGTGATGATCGGCTGGGCCACGCAGTCCCGGATGGACCGTCAGTGGCAGTTGCTCTCCCGGCTCTCCGGGCACTTCCTGGACGTGGTCGCGGGGCTGCCGACCCTGAAGGTGTTCGGCCGGGCCAAGGCGCAGGCCGACTCGATCCGGCGCATCACCGGCGAGTACCGGCAGGCGACCATGCGGACCCTACGGATCGCCTTCGTCTCCTCCTTCGCCCTGGAACTCCTCGCCACCCTCTCCGTGGCCCTGGTCGCCGTGACGATCGGCATGCGCCTCGTCCACGGCGACATGGACCTCTACATCGGTCTCGTCGTCCTCGTCCTGGCACCCGAGGCGTACCTGCCGCTGCGCCAGGTGGGCGCGCAGTACCACGCGGCGGCGGAGGGCCTCGCCGCCGCCGAGGAGATCTTCTCGGTACTGGAGACACCGGTACCGGCCTCGGGCACCACCGAAGTGCCGTCGGACGCCCTGGACTTCGAGGACGTGACGGTCCGGTACCCCGGGCGGTCCGCCGACGCCGTATCGGACACGTCCTTCACCGTGGAACCCGGAGAGACGGTCGCCCTCGTCGGCCCGAGCGGCTCGGGCAAGTCCACTTTGTTGAACGCCCTGTTGGGGTTCGTACGGCCCACCGAAGGCCGGGTGCGCGTTGGGGGAGTCGATCTCACCGACGTCGACCTGGAGCGGTGGCGGTCGCGGATCGCCTGGGTGCCGCAACGCCCGCAGCTGTACGCCGGGACGATCGCCGAGAACGTACGGCTCGCTCGCCCCGACGCCGACGACACCGCCGTGCGGCGGGCGTTGGCCGATGCGGGCGCCCTGGACTTCGTGGACGCGCTGCCCGAGGGCATCGGGAGCGTGCTCGGCGAGGACGGGGCCGGACTGTCCGCCGGGCAGCGGCAGCGGCTCGCCCTCGCCCGGGCCTTCCTCGCCGACCGGCCCGTCCTGCTCCTCGACGAACCGACGGCCGCGCTGGACGGAGCGACCGAGGCCGAAGTGGTCGAGGCGGTACGGCGGTTGGCGGTCGGGCGGACGGTCCTGCTCGTGGTGCACCGCCCGGCCCTGCTGGCGGTGGCCGACCGGGTGGTGCGGGTGACGGAGGGCGCGGCCGCGATCCACGCGGAGGCCGTGCCGGCGCTCACCGAGACGACTCCGGTCCCGTCGGAGGCGCCGGTGAGTGCCGTGGCTCCCGACGAGCCGGAGACGCGGCTCGCCGCACACGCGGGAGGTGTCCTCGCCCGTGTCCGTGCCATGTCCGGTGCCCGGCGTGGGCGTCTCGCCCTGGCGCTGCTGCTCGGAAGTCTCGCGCTGGGCAGTGCCGTCGGGCTCATGGGCACCTCGGGGTGGCTGATCTCGCGGGCCTCGCAGCAGCCGCCCGTGCTGTACCTGATGGTGGCCGTGACGGCGACGCGGACCTTCGGGATCGGGCGGGCCGTGTTCCGGTACGCGGAGCGGCTCGTGTCGCACGACGCGGTGCTGCGGATGCTGGCCGACACCCGGGTCGCCGTCTACCGGCGCCTCGAACGGCTGGCGCCCGCCGGGCTGCGCGACACCCGGCGCGGCGATCTGCTGTCCCGGCTCGTCGCCGACGTGGACGCGCTCCAGGACTACTGGCTGCGCTGGCTGCTGCCCGCCGGGGTCGCGATCACCGTCTCCGCGGCGACGGTCGGTTTCACGGCCTGGCTGCTCCCCGAGGCCGGTGCCGCCCTCGCGGTCGGTCTCCTCGCGGCCGGCGTCGGCGTCCCCCTCGTGACCGGTGCCGTGGCCCGCCGTGCAGAACGGCGCTTGGCCCCCGCCCGCGGGGAACTCGCCACCCGCGTGACCGAACTGCTCACCGGCACCGCCGAGTTGACGGTCGCCGGCGCACTGCCCGCCCGTACCGCCGAGGCCGAGCGCGCCGACAGCACCCTCACCCGGATCGCCTCCCGCGCCGCCACCGCCACCGCGCTCGGCGACGGCCTCACCGCACTGATCTCCGGCCTGACCGTCGCAGCCACCGCACTCGTGGCCGCCCAGGCCGTCGCCGCGGGACGACTCAGCGGCGTGTTGACGGCGGTCGTCGTCCTCACCCCGCTCGCCGCCTTCGAGGCCGTCCTCGGACTGCCCCTCGCCGTGCAGTACCGGCAGCGGGTCCGCAAGAGCGCCGAGCGCGTGTACGAGGTGCTGGACGCCCCCGAGCCCGTACGGGAACCGGAGCGGCCCCGCCAGGCGCCCGCGACACCCTTCCCGCTCGTCGTACAGGGACTGGCCGCCCGGCACTCCGGGCAGGACCGGGACGCGCTCGCCGGGCTCGACCTGACGTTGGAGAAGGGGCGCAGGGTCGCCGTGGTCGGCACCTCCGGGTCCGGCAAGACGACGCTGGCGCAGGTGCTGCTGCGGTTCCTCGACGCGGACGCGGGTTCGTACACACTGGCCGGCGTGGACGCGTACGCCCTGGACGGCGACGACGTACGACGGCTCGTCGGGCTGTGTGCGCAGGACGCGCACCTCTTCGACAGCTCGGTGCGCGAGAACCTGCTCCTCGCGAAGAAGGACGCGACCGAGGACGAACTGCGGGCCGCGCTGGAACGCGCCCGGCTGCTCGACTGGGCCGACGGGCTGCCCGACGGTCTCGACACGCTCGTCGGTGAACACGGGGCGCGGCTCTCCGGCGGGCAGCGGCAGCGGCTGGCGCTCGCGCGTGCCCTGCTCGCCGACTTCCCGGTCCTCGTGCTCGACGAACCCGCCGAACACCTGGATCTGGCGACCGCCGACGCGCTCACCGCCGATCTGCTGGCCGCCACGGAGGGCCGTACGACACTGCTCATCACGCACCGGCTCGCGGGCCTGGAGGACGTGGACGAGGTGATCGTGCTGGACGAGGGACGGGTCGTGCAGCGGGGTCCGTACGCCGGACTGGCCTCCGTGGAGGGGCCGTTGCGGGGGATGGCGGAGCGGGAGGCGGAGTCGGAGCTGCTGGTGGCCGCCGGGTAG
- a CDS encoding sensor histidine kinase, with protein sequence MSAAARPGPPPPSAPGLSAELAVRVPQLLEAMRSVGSGLELHSTLERICEAAATLTDARYAGIGVVDEDGDALADFVFHGVDAGTARRIGRFPDGHKGLLGALVRESEPVRLADVTEDPRSWGFPDHHPRMRGFLGVPIRVSGEVFGNLYLGEKRGGGVFNDYDVSMVRVLATEAGIAIGNARLYEAAKQRERWIDGSVAVTTALLSGGDAEDALQVVAERARRLSGSAAGIVLLPAAEGGMEIVAVSSEQPSDQLGRVVAPDSEIIAQLLDGRPVFVVDAATDPRMLSALARAYGPIMALPLQSGGRVLGALVTPRAQGERPFTEAERTLAIQFASQAALALMMAEAQRDRERLAVFEDRDRIARDLHDLVIQRLFATGMMLESAQRGSLVPEVRHGVANAVDELDVTIQEIRTAIFALQQGPAEAPSGLRTRVLREINMAAVPLGFQPGHRFVGAVDTTVGDLTGKNLIAALREALSNAFRHAEASRIEVVVDATATLPDGRPGVRLTVADDGVGIPADGRRSGLQNLKRRAESLGGDSWYGPGIGEDGGGTTVVWQAPH encoded by the coding sequence ATGTCAGCCGCAGCGCGCCCCGGTCCCCCGCCGCCGTCCGCCCCGGGACTCTCGGCCGAACTGGCCGTCCGCGTCCCGCAGTTGCTGGAGGCGATGCGGTCCGTGGGGAGCGGGCTCGAACTGCACTCCACGCTGGAGCGGATCTGTGAGGCGGCGGCCACGCTGACGGACGCCCGTTACGCGGGGATCGGCGTCGTCGACGAGGACGGCGACGCGCTCGCCGACTTCGTCTTCCACGGGGTCGACGCGGGGACCGCGCGGCGCATCGGGCGGTTCCCCGACGGGCACAAGGGGCTGCTCGGCGCGCTCGTCCGGGAGTCGGAGCCGGTTCGGCTGGCGGATGTGACCGAGGACCCGCGCTCTTGGGGCTTCCCCGACCACCATCCTCGGATGCGCGGCTTCCTCGGCGTTCCCATCCGCGTCTCGGGAGAGGTCTTCGGGAACCTCTATCTGGGCGAGAAGCGCGGCGGGGGCGTCTTCAACGACTACGACGTCAGCATGGTCCGGGTGCTGGCGACCGAGGCGGGTATCGCCATCGGCAACGCCCGTCTGTACGAGGCCGCCAAGCAGCGCGAGCGGTGGATCGACGGGTCGGTGGCCGTCACGACGGCGCTGTTGTCCGGCGGGGATGCCGAGGACGCGTTGCAGGTCGTCGCGGAACGGGCCCGCCGGCTGTCCGGTTCGGCGGCCGGGATCGTGCTGTTGCCCGCGGCCGAGGGCGGCATGGAGATCGTCGCCGTGTCCTCGGAACAGCCGTCGGACCAGCTCGGCAGGGTCGTCGCGCCGGACAGCGAGATCATCGCGCAACTCCTCGACGGACGGCCGGTGTTCGTGGTGGACGCGGCCACCGATCCCCGGATGCTCAGCGCCCTCGCGCGCGCGTATGGCCCGATCATGGCGCTGCCCCTGCAGAGCGGAGGCCGCGTCCTGGGGGCCCTGGTCACGCCGCGCGCGCAGGGCGAGCGGCCGTTCACGGAGGCCGAGCGCACTCTCGCGATCCAGTTCGCCTCGCAGGCCGCGCTCGCGCTGATGATGGCCGAGGCGCAGCGCGACCGGGAGCGGCTCGCGGTGTTCGAGGACCGCGACCGGATCGCCCGTGACCTGCACGATCTGGTCATCCAACGGCTGTTCGCCACCGGGATGATGCTGGAGAGCGCCCAGCGCGGGTCGCTCGTCCCCGAGGTGCGGCACGGTGTGGCCAACGCCGTCGACGAACTCGACGTCACCATCCAGGAGATCCGCACCGCGATCTTCGCGCTCCAGCAGGGCCCCGCCGAGGCGCCCTCCGGGCTGCGCACGCGGGTGCTGCGGGAGATCAACATGGCGGCCGTGCCGCTCGGTTTCCAGCCCGGGCACCGTTTCGTCGGCGCGGTCGACACGACGGTCGGCGACCTCACCGGCAAGAACCTCATCGCGGCCCTGCGCGAGGCCCTCTCCAACGCGTTCCGGCACGCGGAGGCGTCCCGGATCGAGGTTGTCGTCGACGCGACCGCGACCTTGCCGGACGGCCGGCCCGGCGTACGGCTCACCGTCGCGGACGACGGCGTCGGCATCCCCGCCGACGGCCGGCGCAGCGGCCTGCAGAACCTCAAACGCCGGGCCGAATCCCTGGGCGGCGACAGCTGGTACGGGCCGGGCATCGGCGAGGACGGCGGCGGTACGACGGTGGTGTGGCAGGCGCCCCACTGA
- the cydB gene encoding cytochrome d ubiquinol oxidase subunit II, with protein MELHDVWFVLIAVLWTGYFFLEGFDFGVGILTKLLARDRTEKRVLINTIGPVWDGNEVWLLTAGGATFAAFPEWYATLFSGFYLALLIILVCLIVRGVAFEYRAKRPEENWQRNWETAIFWTSLLPAFLWGVAFGNIVHGVKIDKNFEYVGTFWDLLNPYAILGGLVTLTLFTFHGAVFTALKTVGDIRVRARKLALQVGLVTALLALAFLIWTQVDSGDGKSLVALIVAVVALVAALGAIQLGREGWSFAFSGLTIVAAVAMLFLSLFPNVMPSSLNPDWNLTVTNASSSPYTLKIMTWCAGIATPIVLLYQSWTYWVFRKRIGTQHIAEAAH; from the coding sequence ATGGAACTGCACGACGTCTGGTTCGTCCTCATCGCCGTCCTGTGGACCGGCTACTTCTTCCTGGAGGGCTTCGACTTCGGGGTCGGCATCCTCACCAAGCTGCTCGCCCGGGACCGCACCGAGAAGCGGGTCCTGATCAACACGATCGGCCCGGTCTGGGACGGCAACGAGGTCTGGCTGCTCACGGCCGGCGGCGCGACCTTCGCCGCCTTCCCCGAGTGGTACGCCACCCTCTTCTCCGGCTTCTACCTCGCCCTGCTGATCATCCTGGTCTGCCTGATCGTCCGAGGCGTCGCCTTCGAGTACCGGGCGAAGCGGCCCGAGGAGAACTGGCAGCGCAACTGGGAGACGGCGATCTTCTGGACCTCGCTGCTCCCCGCGTTCCTGTGGGGTGTCGCCTTCGGCAACATCGTGCACGGCGTGAAGATCGACAAGAACTTCGAGTACGTCGGCACCTTCTGGGACCTGCTCAACCCGTACGCCATCCTCGGCGGCCTCGTCACGCTGACGCTCTTCACCTTCCACGGCGCGGTGTTCACGGCGCTCAAGACCGTCGGGGACATCCGGGTGCGGGCGCGGAAGCTGGCCCTTCAAGTCGGGCTCGTCACCGCCCTGTTGGCGCTGGCCTTCCTGATCTGGACCCAGGTCGACAGCGGTGACGGCAAGAGTCTGGTCGCGCTGATCGTGGCCGTCGTCGCGCTCGTCGCGGCGCTGGGTGCGATTCAACTGGGGCGTGAGGGCTGGTCGTTCGCGTTCTCCGGCCTCACCATCGTGGCCGCCGTCGCGATGCTCTTCCTGTCGCTCTTCCCGAACGTCATGCCGTCCTCGCTCAACCCGGACTGGAACCTCACGGTCACCAACGCCTCGTCGAGTCCGTACACCCTGAAGATCATGACCTGGTGCGCGGGGATCGCCACGCCGATCGTGCTGCTCTATCAGAGCTGGACCTACTGGGTGTTCCGCAAACGGATCGGCACGCAGCACATCGCCGAAGCCGCGCACTGA
- a CDS encoding cytochrome ubiquinol oxidase subunit I, which produces MELALAPETLARWQFGITTVYHFLFIPLTISLAALTAGLQTAWVRTEKEKYLRATKFWGKLFLINIAMGVVTGIVQEFQFGMNWSTYSRFVGDIFGAPLAFEALIAFFFESTFIGLWIFGWDKLPKRIHLACIWMVSIGTILSAYFILAANSWMQHPVGYRINKAKGRAELTDFWHVLTQNTALAQAFHTLSASFLTGGAFMVGIAAFHLFRKKHIAVMKSSLRLGLVTVAIAGLLTAVSGDTLGKVMFKQQPMKMASAEALWDGQDSAPFSIFAYGDVSKGHNSVELSIPGILSFLADDDFSSYVPGINDTNKAEQAKYGPGDYRPIIPVTFWAFRWMIGFGMASFAIGLAGLWLTRKKFMLAPHLRVGDDEVPNVVLFKNKTLGPKLTKLYWLVSIWTLGFPLIANSWGWIFTEMGRQPWVVYGLFQTRDAVSPSVSQGEVLTSMIVFTSLYAVLAVIEVKLLAKYVKAGPPELTEADLNPPTKIGGDSQDADKPMAFSY; this is translated from the coding sequence GTGGAATTGGCTCTGGCGCCGGAGACACTGGCGCGATGGCAGTTCGGCATCACCACCGTCTACCACTTCCTGTTCATCCCCCTGACGATCTCGCTCGCCGCTCTCACGGCCGGGCTGCAGACCGCGTGGGTGCGCACGGAGAAGGAGAAGTACCTCAGGGCCACCAAGTTCTGGGGCAAGCTCTTCCTGATCAACATCGCCATGGGCGTCGTCACGGGCATCGTCCAGGAGTTCCAGTTCGGCATGAACTGGTCCACCTACTCGCGGTTCGTCGGTGACATCTTCGGTGCCCCGCTCGCCTTCGAGGCGCTGATCGCGTTCTTCTTCGAGTCCACCTTCATCGGGCTGTGGATCTTCGGCTGGGACAAGCTGCCCAAGCGGATCCACCTGGCCTGCATCTGGATGGTCTCGATCGGCACGATCCTGTCGGCGTACTTCATCCTCGCGGCCAACTCGTGGATGCAGCACCCCGTCGGCTACCGGATCAACAAGGCGAAGGGCCGCGCCGAACTCACCGACTTCTGGCACGTGCTGACCCAGAACACCGCGCTCGCCCAGGCCTTCCACACGCTCTCCGCGTCCTTCCTGACCGGCGGCGCGTTCATGGTCGGCATCGCGGCCTTCCACCTGTTCCGCAAGAAGCACATCGCCGTGATGAAGAGCTCGCTGCGGCTGGGCCTGGTCACCGTCGCCATCGCCGGCCTGCTCACCGCCGTCAGCGGTGACACCCTCGGCAAGGTCATGTTCAAGCAGCAGCCGATGAAGATGGCGTCCGCCGAGGCGCTGTGGGACGGCCAGGACTCCGCGCCGTTCTCGATCTTCGCCTACGGCGACGTCAGCAAGGGCCACAACAGCGTCGAGCTGTCCATCCCCGGGATACTGTCCTTCCTCGCCGACGACGACTTCAGCTCGTACGTCCCCGGCATCAACGACACCAACAAGGCCGAGCAGGCCAAGTACGGTCCCGGTGACTACCGGCCCATCATCCCCGTCACCTTCTGGGCGTTCCGCTGGATGATCGGCTTCGGGATGGCGTCCTTCGCCATCGGCCTGGCCGGACTCTGGCTGACCCGCAAGAAGTTCATGCTGGCCCCGCATCTGCGGGTCGGCGACGACGAAGTGCCGAACGTCGTCCTCTTCAAGAACAAGACCCTCGGCCCGAAACTCACCAAGCTCTACTGGCTCGTGTCGATCTGGACCCTCGGCTTCCCCCTGATCGCCAACTCCTGGGGCTGGATCTTCACCGAGATGGGCCGCCAGCCCTGGGTCGTCTACGGCCTCTTCCAGACCCGTGACGCCGTCTCCCCCAGCGTCTCCCAGGGCGAGGTCCTCACCTCGATGATCGTCTTCACCTCGCTCTACGCCGTCCTCGCCGTCATCGAGGTCAAGCTGCTCGCGAAGTACGTCAAGGCCGGCCCGCCCGAACTCACCGAGGCCGACCTCAACCCGCCCACGAAGATCGGCGGCGACTCCCAGGACGCCGACAAGCCGATGGCCTTCTCGTACTAG
- the hisC gene encoding histidinol-phosphate transaminase — MSETSPKLRAELEGIPTYKPGRPASADGPVAYKLSSNENPYPPLPGVMESVTAAALNFNRYPDMACTGLMNELAERFGVPVSHLATGTGSVGVAQQLIQATAGPGDEVMYAWRSFEAYPIITRVSGATAVQVPLTPGDVHDLDAMADAITDRTRLIFVCNPNNPTGTVVRRAELERFLDRVPGDVLVVLDEAYREFIRSAEGEGGDVPDGVQLYRDRPNVCVLRTFSKAYGLAGLRVGFAIAHEPVAAALRKTAVPFGVSQLAQDAAVASLRAEDELLGRVGSLVGERTRVADTLRAQGWTVPETQANFVWLRLGERTLDFAAACDQAGVVVRPFAGEGVRITIGETEGNDIFLKVAEGFRKEL, encoded by the coding sequence GTGAGCGAGACGAGCCCGAAGCTGCGCGCCGAGCTGGAGGGTATCCCCACCTACAAGCCGGGCAGGCCTGCCTCGGCGGACGGTCCGGTGGCCTACAAGCTGTCCTCCAACGAGAACCCGTACCCCCCGCTGCCCGGCGTGATGGAGAGCGTCACCGCGGCGGCCCTGAACTTCAACCGGTACCCCGACATGGCGTGCACCGGCCTGATGAACGAGCTGGCGGAACGGTTCGGCGTCCCCGTCTCCCACCTGGCCACCGGTACCGGCTCGGTCGGCGTCGCCCAGCAGCTGATCCAGGCGACCGCCGGACCCGGCGACGAGGTCATGTACGCCTGGCGTTCCTTCGAGGCGTACCCGATCATCACGCGGGTCAGCGGCGCCACGGCCGTGCAGGTCCCGTTGACCCCGGGTGACGTGCACGACCTGGACGCGATGGCCGACGCCATCACCGACCGCACCCGGCTGATCTTCGTCTGCAACCCCAACAACCCGACGGGAACGGTCGTACGCCGGGCCGAACTGGAGCGCTTCCTGGACCGGGTGCCGGGCGACGTGCTCGTCGTACTGGACGAGGCCTACCGCGAGTTCATCCGGTCCGCCGAAGGTGAAGGAGGGGACGTGCCGGACGGCGTCCAGCTCTACCGCGACCGGCCGAACGTCTGCGTCCTGCGGACCTTCTCCAAGGCCTACGGCCTCGCCGGGCTGCGGGTCGGTTTCGCGATCGCCCACGAGCCGGTGGCGGCGGCGCTGCGCAAGACGGCCGTGCCCTTCGGGGTGAGCCAGCTCGCGCAGGACGCGGCGGTCGCCTCGCTGCGCGCCGAGGACGAACTGCTCGGCCGCGTCGGCTCGTTGGTCGGCGAGCGCACCCGCGTGGCCGACACACTGCGCGCCCAGGGCTGGACGGTCCCGGAGACCCAGGCCAACTTCGTGTGGCTACGGCTGGGGGAGCGCACGCTCGACTTCGCGGCGGCCTGCGACCAGGCGGGCGTGGTGGTACGGCCGTTCGCGGGCGAGGGTGTGCGGATCACGATCGGGGAGACCGAGGGCAACGACATCTTCCTGAAGGTGGCGGAGGGGTTCCGCAAGGAGCTCTAG
- a CDS encoding LacI family DNA-binding transcriptional regulator — protein MTAAGKHQVSRAETSRRGSRPGRAGIRDVAAAAGVSITTVSDALNGKGRLPDATRRHVREVADRLGYRPSAAARTLRTGKSGLIGLTVTTYGDEPFTFTEFAYFAEMARAATSAALARGYALVILPATSRHDVWSNVALDGTVVIDPSDQDPVVSELVRQGLPVVSDGRPAGSLPVTAWVDNDHEAAVLGILDHLADAGARRIGLLTGTSTDTYTHLSTTAYLRWCERVGQDPVYESYPAHDPCAGAVAADRLLARPDRPDAVYGLFDPNGTDLLAAARRYGMRVPEDLLLVCCSESTVYANTEPPVTTLSLKPRRIGTAVVQLLIDAIEGVESDLPIEQVIPTELIVRTSSQRRPPRTTVSPPRSPEGK, from the coding sequence ATGACAGCAGCAGGGAAGCACCAGGTGAGCCGCGCGGAAACCTCTCGTCGAGGAAGCCGGCCGGGCCGGGCGGGAATCAGAGACGTGGCCGCCGCGGCCGGAGTCTCCATCACGACCGTCTCCGACGCCCTCAACGGCAAGGGCCGGCTCCCGGACGCCACCCGACGCCATGTCCGCGAAGTCGCCGACCGGCTGGGCTATCGGCCCTCAGCGGCGGCTCGCACACTCCGTACCGGCAAGTCCGGCCTCATCGGCCTGACCGTGACGACGTACGGGGATGAACCTTTCACCTTCACCGAGTTCGCGTACTTCGCCGAGATGGCGCGGGCCGCCACCTCGGCCGCGCTCGCCCGCGGCTACGCCCTCGTGATCCTCCCCGCGACCTCGCGCCACGACGTGTGGTCGAACGTCGCCCTGGACGGCACGGTCGTCATCGACCCGTCCGACCAGGACCCGGTGGTCAGCGAGCTCGTCCGGCAGGGTTTACCGGTCGTCTCCGACGGCCGCCCGGCCGGCTCGCTCCCGGTGACCGCCTGGGTCGACAACGATCACGAGGCCGCGGTCCTGGGCATCCTGGACCACCTGGCCGACGCCGGCGCCCGCCGGATCGGCCTGCTCACGGGCACGAGCACGGACACGTACACGCACCTCTCGACCACGGCGTACCTCCGGTGGTGCGAGCGGGTGGGCCAGGATCCGGTGTACGAGTCGTACCCGGCGCACGATCCGTGCGCGGGGGCCGTCGCCGCCGACCGGTTGCTCGCCCGGCCCGACCGGCCCGACGCGGTCTACGGCCTGTTCGACCCCAACGGCACGGATCTGCTGGCGGCGGCCCGTCGCTACGGGATGCGGGTACCGGAGGATCTGCTGCTCGTGTGTTGCAGCGAGTCCACGGTGTACGCGAACACCGAGCCGCCGGTCACGACGCTGTCGCTGAAGCCGCGGCGGATCGGTACGGCGGTGGTGCAACTCCTCATCGACGCGATCGAGGGGGTCGAGTCCGACCTGCCGATCGAGCAGGTGATACCGACGGAGCTGATCGTGCGGACGTCGTCCCAACGGCGTCCACCGAGGACGACGGTCAGTCCGCCTCGGTCGCCTGAGGGGAAGTAG